In Moorella sp. Hama-1, a single genomic region encodes these proteins:
- a CDS encoding extracellular solute-binding protein, with translation MTNLVLLALFASGKAAMMTDASSMLPGLLDPQKSKVADKLGFAVFPAGPKGAHPYSVVPWSLAISAQSKHKEAAWEFIKWLSSKEIMKKAQLAGNTMTRNSLWKDPEVLSKLPEGFAVVAQKTSEIGVPYDRPLMTAVVEARDAIGDVIVKSIENGGQGDIASLAKDATQKVNDLLTKNGGE, from the coding sequence ATAACGAACTTAGTACTTCTAGCTCTCTTTGCCAGTGGCAAGGCCGCGATGATGACAGACGCTAGCAGTATGTTGCCAGGTCTATTGGATCCCCAAAAATCAAAGGTGGCCGACAAACTTGGTTTTGCCGTATTCCCGGCCGGGCCTAAAGGAGCCCATCCCTACTCGGTAGTACCCTGGTCCCTGGCCATCTCGGCCCAGTCCAAGCACAAGGAAGCCGCCTGGGAATTTATCAAGTGGCTCTCCAGTAAAGAAATTATGAAAAAGGCCCAGCTAGCCGGCAATACCATGACCCGGAACTCCCTGTGGAAAGACCCGGAGGTCCTGAGTAAACTGCCGGAAGGATTTGCCGTGGTAGCCCAGAAGACAAGTGAGATTGGTGTCCCCTATGATCGTCCCTTGATGACGGCAGTCGTCGAAGCCCGGGATGCCATTGGTGACGTCATCGTGAAGTCCATTGAAAATGGTGGGCAAGGAGATATTGCCTCGTTAGCTAAAGATGCTACGCAAAAGGTAAATGATCTACTAACTAAAAATGGAGGCGAATAG
- a CDS encoding carbohydrate ABC transporter permease, whose amino-acid sequence MNRFIERNISWLFPLPAALFVIIMMAFPVLYTFWVSLTDWSMSSGGAAHFIGLKNYVDLLKEPRFFNAIRLTFYFTILAVGVETFLGVAIALILNRDFPGKNAVKTILLLPMVATPVAIGLAWTLFYEPTIGLGNYALHLLGLPGSKWLASNVAVIPSLALVDIWEWTPMIVLICLAGLAGLPSDPFEAAQVDGATPAQVLRYVTLPLLSPTILIAVVLRSIDAFKTFDIIYTMTAGGPGFASETLNIFAYNLGFGYFRFGIASSALVALFAIVLGCSVLMLWMRKSWEV is encoded by the coding sequence ATGAACCGCTTTATCGAGCGCAACATCAGCTGGCTATTTCCCTTACCAGCGGCATTGTTCGTCATCATCATGATGGCCTTTCCCGTCCTTTACACCTTCTGGGTGAGTCTGACGGACTGGTCCATGAGCTCCGGAGGCGCGGCCCACTTTATCGGCCTCAAGAATTACGTCGACTTATTAAAAGAACCCCGCTTCTTTAACGCCATCCGCCTGACCTTCTACTTCACCATCCTGGCGGTAGGGGTCGAAACATTCCTGGGTGTAGCCATCGCCTTAATCTTAAACCGGGACTTTCCCGGCAAAAACGCCGTCAAGACCATCCTGTTACTGCCCATGGTGGCCACCCCGGTAGCCATTGGCCTGGCCTGGACCCTGTTCTACGAACCCACCATCGGGTTGGGCAACTACGCCCTGCACCTGTTGGGACTACCCGGTTCCAAATGGCTGGCCTCCAATGTAGCCGTCATTCCCTCCCTGGCCCTGGTAGACATCTGGGAGTGGACACCCATGATCGTTTTAATCTGTCTGGCCGGGCTGGCGGGTTTACCCAGCGACCCCTTCGAAGCCGCCCAGGTGGACGGGGCCACCCCGGCCCAGGTACTGCGCTACGTCACCCTGCCCTTATTGAGCCCGACCATCTTAATCGCCGTAGTCTTACGTAGTATTGACGCCTTCAAGACCTTCGACATCATCTACACCATGACCGCCGGGGGGCCGGGCTTCGCCTCCGAGACTTTAAACATCTTCGCCTACAACCTGGGCTTCGGCTACTTCCGCTTCGGCATCGCCTCTTCGGCCCTGGTCGCCCTCTTCGCCATCGTCCTGGGCTGCAGCGTCCTCATGCTCTGGATGCGCAAATCCTGGGAGGTTTAA
- a CDS encoding gluconokinase has product MEATRLFIGVDLGTTTTKAVVFDARGRVQGQAAKESGFDQPQPGWAEQDAERIFQDTREVIGAAVKRAGAGPKEIAGVAFSAAMHGMMPVDAGGHPLSRCLIWTDNRSAAIAQRLRRDPMGKELYQRCGVPHHAMVPLCKVIWLRQNMPEIFQKSSRFISIKEYIFFRLFGSYVIDYSLASATGLFNLYNLNWEPEALRLAGISSEQLSQPVPTTYILQGLKAEDAAAMGLEPETPFIIGASDGTLANLGVGAIEPGLAAISIGTSGAVRVHVEQPRTDPQMRTFCYALTEKDWIIGGPINNGGLAYRWLRDKFFQAEAKAARERGEDVYDLINAYAAKVPPGSDGLIFLPFLTGERAPGWNDNARGIIFGLDLHHGREHLARATMEGVCFSLYSVALALQDLSGPFKEIRVTGGFTRSPLWLQILADIFGQEVSAASGIEGACLGAAVLGMKAVGEIGDLEIVHQILPQGEVFKPQAGAAKNYHRFYQTFMEVYKNLNKDINLHARWLED; this is encoded by the coding sequence ATGGAAGCAACCAGGCTGTTTATCGGTGTCGATCTGGGAACAACCACCACCAAAGCGGTAGTCTTCGATGCTCGGGGGCGGGTACAGGGACAGGCCGCCAAAGAAAGCGGATTTGACCAACCTCAGCCCGGCTGGGCGGAACAGGATGCCGAAAGAATTTTCCAGGATACCCGGGAGGTAATCGGGGCCGCCGTCAAAAGGGCAGGGGCCGGACCCAAGGAAATAGCCGGGGTGGCCTTCAGTGCGGCCATGCATGGCATGATGCCCGTAGATGCCGGGGGGCATCCTCTGAGCCGCTGCCTGATCTGGACGGATAACCGCAGTGCCGCCATTGCCCAGCGCTTACGCCGTGATCCAATGGGTAAAGAACTCTACCAGCGTTGCGGTGTTCCCCATCACGCCATGGTTCCCCTGTGCAAGGTAATCTGGTTGCGACAAAATATGCCCGAAATTTTCCAGAAAAGCAGCCGGTTTATATCTATTAAAGAATACATCTTTTTCCGGCTTTTCGGGAGCTATGTTATCGATTACTCCTTAGCCTCGGCTACCGGCCTTTTCAATTTATATAACCTCAACTGGGAGCCAGAGGCCCTGAGGCTGGCAGGAATTAGTTCGGAACAGCTTTCCCAACCCGTACCTACGACCTACATCCTCCAAGGCCTTAAGGCTGAAGATGCGGCTGCCATGGGTCTAGAACCCGAAACACCCTTTATTATCGGTGCCAGCGACGGCACCCTGGCCAACCTGGGCGTCGGCGCCATTGAACCGGGGCTAGCGGCCATCTCCATTGGCACCAGCGGTGCCGTGAGGGTTCATGTTGAGCAACCGCGGACGGATCCGCAAATGCGTACCTTCTGTTATGCCCTGACGGAGAAGGACTGGATCATCGGCGGACCCATCAATAACGGCGGCCTGGCCTATCGCTGGCTACGGGACAAGTTTTTTCAAGCTGAAGCCAAAGCAGCCCGGGAAAGGGGCGAGGATGTCTATGACTTAATCAACGCTTATGCCGCCAAAGTACCGCCGGGTAGCGACGGCCTTATCTTTCTCCCTTTTCTTACCGGGGAAAGGGCACCGGGATGGAATGATAACGCCCGGGGCATTATCTTCGGGCTGGACCTGCACCATGGCCGGGAACACCTGGCCCGGGCTACCATGGAAGGAGTTTGTTTCAGCCTTTACAGTGTCGCCCTGGCCCTGCAGGACTTGAGCGGGCCCTTTAAAGAGATCCGTGTCACCGGCGGCTTCACCCGTTCACCCTTATGGCTCCAGATTTTAGCCGATATTTTTGGGCAGGAAGTCAGCGCCGCCTCCGGTATCGAAGGTGCCTGCCTGGGCGCAGCGGTGCTGGGGATGAAGGCGGTGGGGGAGATTGGGGATTTAGAAATTGTGCACCAGATTCTACCGCAGGGGGAAGTTTTTAAACCGCAAGCCGGAGCGGCAAAAAATTATCACCGATTTTACCAAACCTTTATGGAGGTATATAAAAACCTGAATAAAGACATAAACCTTCATGCTAGATGGCTGGAAGATTGA